A window of the Arachis duranensis cultivar V14167 chromosome 5, aradu.V14167.gnm2.J7QH, whole genome shotgun sequence genome harbors these coding sequences:
- the LOC107491042 gene encoding probable calcium-binding protein CML25 has translation MGFRSLFNRKKKLINKSLSSPSDAATAGTTGSPLISRSPSLAVYTRAEFVSELEQVFKKFDVNGDGKISSSELGSIMGSLGQSASKEELDKMIREVDADGDGFISLDEFIELNTKDIDPNEVLENLKDAFSVFDIDGNGSITADELHNVMASLGEPCSLDECRKMINGVDSDGDGAIDFEEFRTMMTGSRFVSLES, from the coding sequence ATGGGCTTCAGATCCCTCTTCAACCGCAAGAAGAAACTCATCAACAAATCTTTATCATCGCCATCCGACGCCGCCACCGCCGGCACCACCGGCTCCCCGCTCATCTCCCGCTCGCCGTCCTTGGCGGTGTACACCCGCGCCGAGTTCGTCTCCGAATTGGAGCAAGTCTTCAAGAAATTCGACGTTAACGGAGATGGCAAGATCTCTTCCTCGGAATTAGGATCCATAATGGGAAGCCTTGGGCAATCTGCAAGCAAAGAGGAACTTGACAAGATGATTCGCGAGGTCGATGCAGATGGCGATGGATTTATCAGCCTTGACGAGTTCATTGAACTAAACACCAAAGACATTGATCCCAATGAGGTTCTAGAAAACCTAAAGGACGCGTTCTCCGTTTTCGACATCGACGGCAATGGCTCTATCACTGCGGACGAGTTGCACAACGTCATGGCCAGCCTCGGCGAACCGTGTTCTCTCGACGAGTGCCGGAAAATGATCAACGGTGTTGACAGTGACGGCGATGGCGCCATCGATTTTGAGGAGTTCAGGACGATGATGACGGGTTCTCGCTTTGTGTCACTTGAAAGTTAA